A genomic region of Trichothermofontia sichuanensis B231 contains the following coding sequences:
- a CDS encoding alpha/beta fold hydrolase, which translates to MTALDLGWQHRFIETNHVRLHYVTQGEGELVVLLHGFPEFWYSWRFQIPALARYFKVVAPDLRGYNDSEKPSSGYDLDTLATDIQGLIQQLGYLKAHVIGHDWGGTIAWHLAQLFPECLNRLAILNAPHPQRLRQLLLTSPEQWQRSWYLLVFQIPGLPEWVIRQNLPEFVKRVFQDHAVRKGAFSTEDTQPYQTALAKPGALAAALNYYRQLFWTWLQQGARSLTPITAPTLVLWGEEDAFLSPALLQGLESFVKAPLQIQPIPHCGHWIQMEAPQTVNRALIEFLRGKPSKS; encoded by the coding sequence ATGACCGCGTTAGACTTAGGGTGGCAACACCGGTTTATTGAAACTAACCACGTACGCCTGCATTACGTTACCCAGGGTGAAGGGGAGCTAGTCGTGCTGCTACATGGTTTCCCGGAGTTTTGGTATTCCTGGCGCTTTCAGATTCCGGCGCTTGCCCGTTATTTTAAGGTAGTCGCACCGGACCTACGGGGCTACAACGATTCAGAAAAACCCAGCAGTGGCTATGACTTGGACACCTTAGCGACAGACATTCAAGGCTTAATTCAACAGTTGGGATATTTGAAGGCCCATGTGATCGGTCACGACTGGGGGGGAACGATCGCCTGGCACCTAGCGCAACTGTTCCCCGAATGCCTGAACCGGCTCGCCATCCTAAATGCACCCCATCCCCAGCGTCTGCGGCAACTCTTGCTCACTAGTCCAGAACAGTGGCAACGCAGTTGGTATCTGCTGGTCTTCCAGATTCCTGGCTTACCGGAGTGGGTGATTCGCCAGAATTTACCTGAATTTGTGAAGCGGGTGTTCCAAGATCATGCCGTACGCAAAGGGGCGTTCTCCACGGAAGATACCCAACCCTACCAAACGGCCCTCGCCAAGCCAGGGGCCTTAGCAGCGGCGCTCAACTATTACCGGCAACTGTTCTGGACCTGGTTACAACAGGGGGCACGTTCACTTACCCCAATTACGGCTCCAACCCTGGTGTTGTGGGGAGAGGAGGATGCTTTTCTCAGTCCGGCCCTCTTGCAGGGGCTAGAATCCTTTGTGAAGGCTCCGCTCCAAATCCAACCGATTCCCCATTGTGGGCATTGGATACAGATGGAAGCACCCCAAACGGTGAATCGTGCCTTAATTGAATTCCTGCGGGGGAAACCCAGTAAATCATGA
- a CDS encoding DUF3067 family protein, which translates to MTGEDLRQLLLQKWGYSYDIRLRRTQGKIFVLVMWRYLEQASFPLSEADYLAHLNAIAGYLQAWGSVEQVMTYIQQTREKPRLGKAVSIPLDLGDRASEWILED; encoded by the coding sequence ATGACTGGAGAGGATCTACGCCAGTTGTTATTACAGAAGTGGGGCTATTCCTACGACATCCGGTTGCGGCGGACTCAGGGCAAGATTTTTGTGCTGGTGATGTGGCGGTATCTGGAGCAGGCGTCCTTTCCCCTGAGTGAGGCGGATTACCTGGCCCATTTGAACGCGATCGCGGGGTATCTCCAAGCCTGGGGCAGTGTGGAGCAGGTGATGACCTATATTCAGCAAACGCGGGAAAAACCGCGCTTGGGCAAGGCGGTGAGTATTCCCCTGGATCTAGGCGATCGGGCCTCGGAGTGGATTCTAGAGGATTGA
- a CDS encoding slipin family protein, whose product MSPFLLTTLTALLLFLGSGLKLDREYERGVIFRLGRVKGVMGPGLYWIIPIVDQKIQVDIRTKTVDIAPQEAVTADSVTIKVNAVLYYRVLDPSKAINSVESYQQAVYQTALTTLRNVVGQNALDDILQNRDKINSRVQDIVDEITEPWGVVIERVEMKDVEIPPNMQRAMAKEAEAIRERRARLIKASAEQEASVKLAEASQVILENPAALELRRLQMLTEIGAENNTTTLLMLPSDFMLLAKQWTEALGKAQTPAPTSAFNPEVTFRSPTPEGNS is encoded by the coding sequence ATGAGTCCTTTCCTCTTGACAACCCTCACCGCCCTCCTCCTTTTCCTCGGCTCCGGTCTCAAACTCGATCGTGAATACGAACGGGGCGTTATTTTCCGTCTGGGTCGCGTCAAAGGCGTCATGGGACCCGGACTCTATTGGATTATCCCGATCGTCGATCAAAAAATTCAAGTCGATATTCGCACCAAAACCGTCGATATCGCTCCCCAAGAAGCCGTCACTGCCGACAGTGTAACGATCAAGGTCAATGCCGTACTCTACTATCGTGTTCTTGATCCCTCCAAAGCAATTAACAGCGTTGAAAGCTATCAGCAGGCTGTCTATCAAACCGCACTCACGACCCTGCGCAATGTTGTCGGTCAAAATGCTCTAGATGATATCCTACAAAATCGCGACAAAATCAATAGTCGTGTACAAGATATTGTTGATGAAATTACCGAACCCTGGGGCGTCGTGATCGAGCGGGTGGAAATGAAAGACGTAGAAATTCCGCCCAATATGCAGCGGGCAATGGCTAAGGAAGCAGAAGCCATTCGGGAGCGGCGTGCCCGCTTGATTAAAGCCTCTGCCGAACAGGAAGCATCCGTCAAATTAGCGGAAGCCTCCCAGGTTATTCTGGAGAATCCGGCAGCGTTAGAACTCCGACGCCTACAAATGCTCACTGAAATTGGGGCTGAAAATAATACGACAACCCTGCTGATGTTGCCCTCGGACTTTATGCTTCTGGCGAAACAATGGACTGAAGCGCTTGGCAAGGCGCAAACGCCAGCCCCGACATCTGCCTTTAACCCCGAAGTTACTTTCCGCTCTCCTACCCCAGAGGGAAATTCCTAA
- the petC gene encoding cytochrome b6-f complex iron-sulfur subunit: MTQIAGTPDAPSMGRRQFMNLLTFGTATGVALGALYPVVKFFIPPATGGTGGGVIAKDELGKDVVASQFIASHNAGDRALVQGLKGDPTYLVITEDKSLAFYGLNAICTHLGCVVPWNASENKFICPCHGSQYNSEGKVVRGPAPLSLALVHTEVIDDRIAITPWQETDFRTGEDPWWS, translated from the coding sequence ATGACTCAAATTGCTGGAACGCCAGATGCACCCAGTATGGGGCGTCGTCAATTCATGAACCTGCTGACCTTTGGCACGGCTACCGGGGTCGCGCTGGGTGCCCTGTATCCCGTGGTTAAGTTTTTCATTCCCCCTGCTACTGGTGGCACGGGCGGCGGGGTGATCGCCAAGGATGAACTGGGCAAAGATGTAGTTGCTAGCCAGTTTATTGCCAGCCACAATGCGGGCGATCGCGCCTTGGTGCAGGGTCTCAAGGGTGATCCGACCTATCTGGTGATTACCGAAGACAAGTCCTTGGCGTTCTATGGGTTGAATGCGATCTGTACCCATTTGGGCTGTGTGGTACCCTGGAATGCCAGTGAAAACAAGTTTATCTGCCCCTGTCACGGCTCCCAGTACAATAGCGAAGGTAAGGTGGTCCGGGGTCCGGCTCCCCTCTCCCTGGCCTTGGTCCACACTGAGGTTATCGACGATCGGATTGCGATTACACCCTGGCAGGAAACCGACTTCCGCACGGGCGAAGACCCGTGGTGGAGTTAG
- a CDS encoding helix-turn-helix domain-containing protein, with amino-acid sequence MCSLLPNDTPMPARLQIKPEDCSPLGQAILQYLEEQGISMNHLAELAGIPQPRLRGACFKGTCPMPETLRKLAKVMGKHHLELYTLAYEGRIEKLPTDAEEISVDALMRELLETARELGLKVPTTRPSKAKIRRALQELGFQPQPNAASVTPLDAPAATQRERKIKQG; translated from the coding sequence TTGTGTTCCCTGTTGCCTAACGACACGCCCATGCCAGCCCGGTTACAAATTAAACCAGAGGATTGCTCGCCCCTAGGGCAAGCGATTTTGCAATACCTGGAAGAGCAGGGGATCAGCATGAACCATCTGGCGGAACTGGCCGGGATTCCCCAACCCCGTCTGCGGGGGGCGTGCTTTAAGGGGACTTGCCCCATGCCGGAAACCCTCCGCAAGCTGGCCAAGGTGATGGGTAAACACCATCTGGAACTGTATACCTTGGCCTATGAGGGCCGCATTGAAAAACTGCCAACGGATGCGGAAGAAATTTCCGTTGATGCCCTGATGCGCGAGTTACTGGAAACGGCGCGAGAATTGGGTCTCAAAGTGCCCACCACCCGCCCTTCTAAGGCCAAAATCCGACGGGCGCTTCAGGAGTTAGGTTTCCAGCCCCAACCCAACGCTGCCAGTGTCACGCCTTTGGATGCGCCAGCAGCGACGCAGCGCGAACGTAAAATTAAGCAAGGGTAA
- a CDS encoding GGDEF domain-containing protein translates to MNQGDPLVNPPHPPAATSVLLLRLRSLLTQILNGSQAAIAAFRAVRHPETGVITDLRCLVINAPAAQLFGQSPAALAGTFCLGSFLTPTAPALLAALIQVVESGVPLRQTVAWPSGQPDPTPSGQPAITHHLTAMKWGEGLTLILHPLVEPTLIAKLTQREAELQTLLDCTQAIPWQVDWPTQRLTVIGSQIEPLLGFPQASWTDVATWLSRVYVDDRAWVESYSLSQAAAGRDYTLEYRFLSQQGAIVWVRHTVKVVRQNDQTQTLIGFIFDISDRKLEQAELAQAQLATEQANAALHQITQQLQDLAHVDDLTHLANRRRFDDHLQREWQRLAREHQPLSLLLCEIDHFQAYNEAYGPQAGDNSLLQVAQVLTTVARRPSDLVARYRDETFAILLPATQQEGALYVAARIQEKLTSLQIIHSISPTRPYLTLSIGVAQLIPAPERSPQTLVSIADAALGRAKREGRNAIVYEPIPE, encoded by the coding sequence ATGAATCAGGGTGACCCACTTGTTAATCCTCCCCACCCCCCGGCTGCTACCTCTGTCCTGCTCCTGCGGTTACGATCGCTGCTGACCCAGATTCTGAATGGTAGTCAGGCGGCGATTGCAGCCTTTCGGGCTGTGCGTCATCCAGAAACGGGTGTGATTACCGATCTCCGATGTTTAGTCATCAACGCCCCGGCGGCCCAACTCTTTGGTCAATCACCAGCCGCACTGGCCGGCACTTTCTGTCTGGGATCGTTCCTGACCCCAACCGCTCCAGCCCTCTTGGCAGCCCTGATCCAAGTGGTTGAATCCGGCGTCCCCCTGCGTCAAACCGTTGCTTGGCCGAGTGGCCAACCGGACCCAACCCCGTCTGGACAACCGGCCATCACCCATCACCTCACGGCCATGAAATGGGGGGAAGGTTTGACCCTGATCCTGCACCCCTTAGTTGAGCCAACCCTCATCGCCAAACTGACGCAGCGGGAAGCTGAACTCCAGACCCTCTTGGACTGTACCCAGGCGATTCCCTGGCAGGTGGATTGGCCCACGCAACGCTTAACGGTAATTGGGTCTCAAATTGAACCCCTATTGGGCTTTCCCCAAGCGAGTTGGACCGATGTCGCCACATGGCTTAGCCGTGTCTATGTCGACGATCGCGCCTGGGTGGAAAGTTACAGCCTATCCCAAGCCGCTGCAGGCCGGGATTACACGCTGGAATATCGCTTCCTAAGCCAGCAGGGTGCGATCGTCTGGGTTCGGCATACCGTAAAGGTTGTGCGCCAAAATGACCAGACCCAAACGCTCATTGGTTTCATCTTTGATATCAGCGATCGCAAACTGGAACAAGCCGAACTGGCCCAGGCTCAACTGGCCACGGAGCAGGCCAATGCCGCCCTCCACCAAATTACGCAACAGCTTCAGGATCTTGCCCACGTAGATGACCTGACCCACCTGGCTAACCGCCGTCGCTTTGACGATCACCTCCAGCGCGAATGGCAACGCCTTGCCCGGGAACACCAGCCCCTATCTCTGCTCCTGTGCGAAATTGATCATTTCCAGGCTTATAACGAGGCCTATGGTCCCCAAGCAGGCGATAACAGTCTGCTCCAGGTTGCCCAGGTGCTCACGACCGTAGCACGGCGGCCCAGCGATCTGGTGGCCCGCTATCGCGACGAAACCTTTGCCATCCTTCTGCCCGCAACCCAGCAGGAGGGTGCCCTCTACGTCGCAGCCCGCATTCAGGAAAAGCTCACTAGCCTCCAAATTATCCATAGCATCTCCCCCACCCGTCCCTACCTTACCCTCAGTATTGGCGTGGCCCAACTTATCCCAGCTCCAGAGCGATCGCCTCAAACCCTCGTCTCGATCGCTGACGCGGCCCTGGGACGTGCCAAACGTGAAGGCCGCAATGCGATCGTCTATGAACCTATCCCGGAATGA
- a CDS encoding sulfite exporter TauE/SafE family protein, whose amino-acid sequence MDWLILMSAGLVAGIMAGLLGIGGGTVLVPIMIALGHSTVEAVATSSLSIVITSLSGSIQNWRMGYLDLKRVLALGFPALATAQLGVWLVNLSKQFSPGLLTAAFAAFLLINIGLVSWRNYIVAQQQRYIEKLALTTDIPPTERLSPLSKQMHPLLARVITGGFAGMLAGVFGIGGGIILVPLQMLLLHEPIKLAIQTSLGVIIITALSASVGHAVSGNILPIAGLLLGMGGLFGAQISTRLLPKLPDEIVSLLFRGFLGLMSIYLFWKAWQQW is encoded by the coding sequence ATGGATTGGCTAATTTTAATGAGCGCGGGGCTGGTCGCTGGGATTATGGCGGGTCTCTTGGGCATTGGCGGTGGGACGGTTCTGGTCCCGATTATGATCGCCCTAGGACATAGCACGGTGGAAGCGGTGGCTACCAGTAGCCTGTCGATCGTCATTACCTCCCTATCGGGTAGCATTCAAAACTGGCGCATGGGCTATCTAGACCTCAAGCGGGTGTTAGCTTTAGGGTTTCCAGCCCTGGCAACGGCCCAGTTGGGGGTCTGGTTAGTGAACTTAAGTAAACAGTTTTCACCCGGTTTGCTAACCGCCGCTTTTGCTGCCTTTTTGCTGATCAATATCGGTCTGGTTTCCTGGCGTAACTACATTGTCGCCCAACAACAACGTTACATCGAGAAGTTAGCGCTGACTACGGATATTCCCCCCACGGAGCGCTTAAGTCCCCTGTCTAAGCAAATGCATCCCCTATTGGCCCGTGTAATCACAGGGGGGTTTGCCGGTATGTTAGCCGGTGTCTTTGGCATTGGGGGTGGAATTATCTTGGTGCCGTTGCAAATGCTATTGCTGCACGAACCGATTAAACTAGCCATTCAGACCAGCTTGGGGGTTATTATTATCACTGCCTTATCTGCTAGTGTGGGCCATGCCGTCAGTGGCAATATTTTACCGATCGCGGGTCTCTTGTTAGGCATGGGGGGCTTGTTCGGTGCCCAAATCAGCACCCGTCTGTTGCCAAAATTACCAGATGAAATCGTCAGCCTCCTGTTTCGAGGCTTCCTGGGTTTGATGTCGATTTACCTATTTTGGAAAGCGTGGCAACAGTGGTAA
- a CDS encoding tetratricopeptide repeat protein produces MNMDIIKLQGEHCSALKQKYQVHQYKDQTLDDFLYLILRKAELGIRITHLECQWLEEMGLSSTLEIITLQQYQADDLKRLESEFLELRSRYLIPEDATFSLDSPVYTILYKLDAGGKLTSSELHILDDYQLTDTINLIREISTFSELKLKYKATAYVNRSPTDPLYRILQRLDKQEPLSDIETDWLIEHDLDEILEIYLKQEEERQAKAEFLDLKARYNVSFPDTSISCPLYPILKKLEKEEALQDSECDWLEKQQLTALLKIDLERKNKRLFTELKDRYQARKYLVSDPSDRLFSILKSMESESITERDISWLIDRELLETAEIAKKIHFNILKRKYRLVGQVAFEQLYEIMLKLEREERLDPKQVVQLITEGHLSPNGEIARAYYRLEAIFYEKEYQRTGNKRNLASASSNWRKADKPENALQVTNSINLHKIKELDLKSALAVTRGAAFRDLGQLKEARECAELALECQPNTHQPYTLMGAIAYDLGQYEQGYSYFQRAAELGGAQDVDDEIKRVLRMTKDKEKRREAAQYLINKDPDRYQWATVYVK; encoded by the coding sequence ATGAATATGGATATTATCAAACTACAGGGCGAGCATTGTTCTGCACTAAAACAGAAATATCAGGTACACCAGTATAAAGATCAGACTTTAGATGACTTTCTATACCTGATCCTGAGAAAAGCTGAGCTGGGCATCCGCATCACGCATTTAGAGTGCCAGTGGTTAGAAGAAATGGGTCTATCCAGTACACTTGAGATTATTACTTTACAACAATATCAAGCGGATGATTTGAAGAGACTGGAATCTGAATTCTTGGAGTTGCGATCTAGGTATTTAATCCCAGAAGATGCGACCTTCTCGCTGGATAGCCCAGTCTATACAATTCTTTATAAGCTAGATGCTGGTGGTAAACTGACAAGTTCAGAGCTTCACATCTTGGATGACTATCAGCTTACTGATACTATTAACTTAATTCGAGAGATTTCAACTTTTTCAGAACTAAAGCTAAAGTATAAAGCAACAGCTTATGTTAATCGCAGCCCAACAGATCCTCTTTATCGAATTTTACAAAGGCTCGATAAGCAGGAGCCATTATCAGATATAGAAACAGACTGGTTGATAGAGCATGATCTGGATGAAATCTTAGAAATTTACCTGAAGCAGGAAGAAGAGAGGCAGGCTAAAGCTGAGTTTTTAGATCTAAAAGCAAGATACAATGTTTCTTTCCCAGATACCTCTATCTCTTGTCCTCTTTATCCGATTCTGAAAAAGCTTGAAAAGGAAGAAGCACTTCAAGACTCTGAATGTGATTGGCTCGAAAAACAACAGCTAACAGCCTTGTTGAAAATTGATCTTGAACGTAAGAATAAAAGGCTATTTACCGAATTAAAAGATAGATATCAGGCTAGAAAATATCTAGTTTCAGATCCGAGCGATCGATTATTCTCAATACTAAAATCGATGGAATCTGAATCTATAACCGAAAGAGATATTAGCTGGCTAATAGATAGAGAACTGCTTGAAACAGCGGAAATTGCTAAAAAAATTCACTTTAATATCTTAAAGAGAAAGTATCGTCTTGTTGGGCAAGTAGCCTTTGAGCAACTTTACGAAATTATGCTTAAACTAGAGCGAGAAGAACGTCTTGATCCCAAACAGGTAGTTCAACTAATTACAGAAGGTCACTTATCACCAAATGGTGAAATTGCCAGGGCTTATTATCGTTTAGAAGCCATATTCTATGAGAAAGAGTATCAACGAACAGGTAATAAACGAAACTTGGCAAGTGCCAGTAGCAACTGGCGCAAAGCAGATAAACCAGAAAATGCACTACAGGTGACGAATTCTATCAATCTCCATAAGATTAAAGAGCTTGATTTGAAGTCAGCCTTAGCGGTGACTAGAGGTGCTGCCTTTCGAGATTTAGGACAGCTAAAAGAAGCGCGTGAATGCGCGGAATTAGCACTAGAATGTCAACCTAATACTCACCAGCCCTATACTTTGATGGGAGCTATTGCTTATGATTTGGGACAATATGAACAGGGTTATTCATACTTTCAAAGGGCAGCAGAGCTTGGTGGTGCTCAAGACGTCGATGATGAGATTAAACGGGTACTTAGGATGACTAAAGATAAGGAGAAGCGCCGTGAAGCTGCTCAGTACCTAATTAACAAAGATCCCGATCGCTATCAATGGGCTACTGTCTATGTTAAATAG
- the miaA gene encoding tRNA (adenosine(37)-N6)-dimethylallyltransferase MiaA, translating to MISPTLIVICGPTATGKSRLALTLAQRLPAVILSADSRQVYRGFDIGTAKPSLQEQAQVPHFLIDICEPTVTLTVSEYQAQAQALIRRCHQAGQVPLLVGGTGLYIKAIVRGMKIPRVSPQLGLRSQLERLDQTYLYAILHQVDPIAAAKIHPHDRRRTVRALEVFYVSGLPISQQQGESPPGYPILQIGLDCPNPDNLTTRITRRTEQMLALGLVAEVMTLRDRYGPDLPLLATLGYQEIMRHLEGQLSLEAAQAEIIVHTRQLAKQQRTWFRADASIEWFDCDRPDLVDTVWQKVQQFLRSSPQASVGQN from the coding sequence ATGATATCGCCTACCCTCATTGTTATCTGTGGACCAACGGCGACAGGTAAATCGCGTCTGGCCTTAACCCTGGCCCAACGGTTACCCGCCGTTATTCTCAGTGCCGACTCCCGACAAGTCTATCGCGGGTTTGATATTGGAACGGCTAAGCCTTCGCTTCAGGAACAGGCCCAGGTTCCCCACTTCTTGATTGATATTTGCGAACCCACGGTGACCCTCACCGTTTCCGAGTACCAGGCCCAAGCCCAAGCGCTCATTCGCCGGTGTCATCAGGCGGGTCAGGTCCCTTTGCTGGTGGGCGGAACAGGTCTTTATATCAAGGCGATCGTGCGAGGCATGAAAATTCCCAGAGTCTCGCCTCAGCTAGGATTGCGATCGCAGCTAGAGCGCCTGGATCAGACCTATCTCTACGCCATACTGCACCAGGTTGATCCGATCGCCGCGGCCAAAATTCATCCCCACGATCGTCGTCGCACCGTGCGTGCGTTGGAAGTCTTTTACGTTTCGGGCCTCCCCATTTCCCAACAACAAGGTGAGTCCCCACCTGGCTATCCGATTTTGCAAATTGGCTTAGATTGTCCCAATCCCGATAATTTAACAACTCGGATTACCCGACGAACGGAGCAAATGTTAGCGCTGGGGTTAGTGGCAGAAGTTATGACCTTGCGCGATCGCTACGGACCGGATCTGCCCCTGTTAGCAACCCTAGGTTATCAAGAGATTATGCGACACCTGGAGGGACAATTATCACTGGAAGCCGCTCAGGCTGAAATTATTGTACATACACGCCAATTGGCAAAGCAGCAGCGCACCTGGTTCCGTGCCGATGCCAGTATTGAATGGTTTGATTGCGATCGGCCTGATTTAGTCGATACCGTATGGCAAAAAGTACAGCAATTTCTCCGCTCATCACCTCAAGCATCGGTTGGGCAAAATTGA
- a CDS encoding calcium-binding protein gives MLEIRLTINPDSFAGPAEAAKIFAFRANDTVLGGGGDDFIYGGKDNDSLDGGAGNDTLRGDLGDDTVLGGNGNDQLFGGRGNDRLFGGNGNDTLSGDRGNDTLTGGAGADTFVISGVDGIDIVTDFNPGEDTLTIQDGRPVRIEPGLGAEAGNTLIFDAVMMR, from the coding sequence ATGCTAGAAATCAGACTAACGATTAATCCTGATTCTTTTGCAGGGCCAGCCGAGGCTGCTAAAATTTTTGCCTTCCGGGCCAATGATACGGTGTTGGGTGGCGGAGGGGATGATTTTATCTACGGCGGCAAGGATAACGATTCCCTGGACGGCGGGGCGGGGAACGATACCCTGCGCGGCGATCTGGGCGATGACACGGTGTTGGGCGGCAATGGTAATGATCAACTGTTTGGGGGCCGGGGCAACGATCGCCTCTTTGGGGGCAATGGCAACGATACTCTCTCTGGCGATCGGGGGAATGACACCCTGACCGGCGGGGCAGGGGCTGATACCTTCGTCATCAGTGGCGTTGACGGGATTGATATCGTGACCGATTTCAACCCAGGGGAGGACACACTGACAATTCAGGATGGTCGCCCCGTGCGGATTGAACCCGGCCTGGGGGCGGAAGCCGGGAATACGCTGATCTTTGATGCGGTGATGATGCGGTGA
- the petA gene encoding cytochrome f: MRLTNFFLMTAQRYRQVWLRGLLVTIATLFLWTLADVYQPQTAAAYPFYAQQGYESPREATGRIVCANCHLASKPTEIEVPHSVLPDTVFKAVVKVPYDRDARQVYGDGSTGPLNVGAVLMLPEGFKIAPPDRIPEELQAEVGNLYFQPYSETQDNIILVGPIPGDEYQEIVFPILSPDPNTDKSIHFGKYSIHVGGNRGRGQLYPTGEKTNNNVFTASAAGTVTEVELLDGGGYQVTIQSDTGEAVVDTIPPGPELIVAVGQSVAAGEALTNNPNVGGFGQHDTEIVLQDANRIKGLMVFIAGIMLTQILLVLKKKQIEKVQAAEMNF, from the coding sequence ATGAGGCTCACGAATTTCTTCTTGATGACAGCCCAACGCTACCGTCAGGTCTGGCTGCGGGGCCTGCTGGTGACGATCGCGACCCTGTTTCTATGGACCCTGGCGGATGTGTACCAACCCCAGACGGCTGCCGCCTATCCTTTCTATGCCCAGCAGGGGTATGAAAGTCCCCGGGAGGCTACGGGGCGGATTGTGTGTGCAAATTGCCACCTAGCGAGCAAACCGACCGAGATTGAGGTTCCCCACTCGGTTCTACCGGACACTGTGTTTAAGGCAGTGGTTAAGGTTCCCTATGATAGGGATGCTCGCCAAGTTTACGGTGATGGCAGCACCGGTCCCCTGAACGTGGGTGCGGTGTTAATGCTACCGGAGGGCTTTAAGATTGCTCCGCCCGATCGCATTCCGGAAGAGTTACAGGCGGAAGTGGGTAATCTCTACTTCCAACCCTATAGCGAAACGCAAGACAATATCATTTTGGTTGGTCCGATTCCTGGCGATGAGTACCAGGAGATTGTATTCCCTATCCTTTCACCCGATCCCAACACCGATAAGTCCATTCACTTTGGCAAGTATTCGATCCATGTTGGGGGTAACCGGGGACGCGGCCAGTTGTATCCTACGGGTGAAAAGACCAATAATAACGTCTTTACGGCTTCGGCAGCCGGAACGGTGACAGAAGTCGAGCTGCTAGACGGCGGGGGGTATCAAGTCACCATCCAATCTGATACCGGAGAAGCGGTTGTGGATACCATTCCCCCTGGCCCGGAACTCATTGTTGCGGTGGGGCAAAGTGTAGCGGCGGGTGAAGCGCTGACGAATAACCCCAATGTGGGTGGGTTTGGCCAGCATGACACTGAAATTGTGCTGCAAGATGCCAACCGTATTAAGGGGTTGATGGTTTTCATTGCCGGTATTATGCTGACCCAGATTTTGCTGGTGTTGAAGAAGAAGCAAATCGAAAAGGTACAAGCGGCTGAAATGAATTTCTAG